In the genome of Rhodamnia argentea isolate NSW1041297 chromosome 3, ASM2092103v1, whole genome shotgun sequence, one region contains:
- the LOC115748020 gene encoding embryogenesis-associated protein EMB8: protein MPKCCFGSSTPPLSSFRGLAPPPPPPAASPRRISAVHVGAAMPGPHPSLEVLGGGRDLFLPALTTLDRPYSPFPVAGWNRHVETIFASFFRSVPDVRLRRECLRMSDDGAVALDWVSGDDRSMPTDSPILILLPGLTGGSGDAYVRHMLLRARSKGWRVVVFNSRGCGDSPVTTPQFYSASFTGDLRQVVAHVGDRYPKANLYAVGWSLGANILVRYLGEESHTCPLSGAVSLCNPFNLVIADEDFRKGFNNIYDKALARSLREIFKKHLLLFEDMGGEYNITLAANAKTVKEFDEGLTRVSFGFKSADEYYANSSSSDTIKHVCKPLLCIQAANDPIAPARGIPHEDIKENPNCLLIVTPKGGHLGWVAGTEAPLRAPWTDPVVMDFLDHLERRVSQPGASLSKDEDRKHDTENLHCLEV, encoded by the exons ATGCCAAAGTGCTGCTTTGGCTCCTCGACCCCACCGCTCTCCTCCTTCCGCGGCCTCGcccctccgcctccgccgccggcaGCTTCGCCCCGCCGCATCTCCGCGGTCCACGTCGGCGCTGCCATGCCCGGCCCCCATCCCTCCCTCGAGGTCCTCGGCGGGGGCCGCGACCTCTTCCTCCCGGCGCTGACGACGCTCGACCGGCCGTACTCCCCGTTCCCCGTCGCCGGCTGGAACCGCCACGTCGAGACGATCTTCGCCTCGTTCTTCCGGTCCGTCCCGGACGTCAGGCTCCGGCGAGAGTGCCTCCGCATGAGCGACGACGGCGCCGTCGCGCTCGATTGGGTCTCCGGGGACGACCGCAGCATGCCGACGGATTCGCCGATCCTTATTTTGCTG CCTGGTTTGACGGGCGGCAGCGGAGACGCATACGTGAGGCATATGTTGTTGAGAGCTAGAAGTAAGGGATGGCGTGTTGTGGTGTTCAATAGCCGTGGTTGTGGAGATAGTCCAGTCACCACGCCTCAG TTCTATTCAGCTTCCTTTACGGGTGATCTACGTCAAGTAGTAGCCCATGTGGGTGATCGGTATCCAAAAGCCAATTTATATGCTGTTGGCTGGTCTCTTGGGGCAAACATTCTCGTTCGCTATCTTGGAGAG GAATCTCATACTTGCCCTCTTTCCGGAGCTGTATCATTGTGTAATCccttcaatttagtcattgcAGATGAGGATTTCCGTAAGGGCTTTAACAATATTTATGACAAAGCTCTTGCACGTTCTCTACGGGAAATTTTTAAGAA GCATCTCCTCCTCTTTGAAGACATGGGTGGTGAATATAACATCACATTAGCTGCTAATGCAAAAACTGTCAAAGAGTTTGATGAAGGATTAACCCGTG TTTCATTTGGTTTCAAGTCAGCTGATGAGTACTATGCTAATTCAAGCAGTTCGGATACCATAAAGCATGTGTGCAAGCCTTTACTGTGCATACAG GCTGCAAATGATCCTATTGCTCCAGCTCGGGGAATTCCTCATGAAGATATCAAG GAAAATCCAAACTGCTTGTTAATAGTGACTCCAAAAGGCGGTCATCTCGGTTGGGTCGCAGGTACGGAGGCTCCTCTCAGAGCTCCTTGGACTGATCCAGTGGTTATGGATTTCCTCGACCATTTAGAGAGACGAGTATCCCAACCCGGTGCTTCCCTCAGCAAAGATGAGGATAGAAAACACGACACAGAAAACTTGCATTGCCTAGAGGTCTAA
- the LOC115748019 gene encoding rab GTPase-activating protein 22-like isoform X1: MVLAIRRLREEITDRLAGIRPVTLYLMLLFTTGFGGGNDGKWILFVEGSGSGSGGGGGGARNGALVGGGGGFWSSAAAPSNVGTIAIAVTAMAGLALAATLVYSRRGSLKSPWSRRRRKHALLPKQWKSLFTPDGKLSDGGVKFLKKVRSGGIDPSIRAEVWPFLLGVYDINSSKEERDSIRSQNRIQYENLRRQCRQILSRSEKSLMSKESAGDSFNEDSGDFSQVLDSSMDDDVSSRRSPCMEGDGTGTYRDDTIRTMSDQVSQSSNLIAEGDMKSSADQIIQSSHTILEGDSDKKNGDRVIQSFTATVKGDNNMEKNGDQVIQSSGTTIKGGSDKSGLQIPQSSSAISEGDVQNVNRVLQSSDAIVEGDREKDQGEVLQSSSSKVEGNMEKSGLMREGTSAGDSDSTDSDSSEEIVNIPHFLPTEVVEESDISELTEESSSAPATENKTKIHSDEDFATWQRIIRLDALRANSDWVIYSPSQATVSEMEARRFADSVGLKDYDHLEPCRIFHAARLVSILEAYALYDPEIGYCQGMSDLLSPILSVMEDDDEAFWCFVGFMKKARHNFRLDEVGIRRQLSIVSKIIKCKDSHLYSHLEKLQAEDCFFVYRMVVVLFRRELNFEQTLCLWEVMWADQAAVRAEIAKSAWGRMRLRAPPTDDLLLYAIAACVLQRRKLIIEKYSSMEDIMRECNSMAGHLDVWKLLDDAHDLVVTLHDKLGASAS, from the exons ATGGTATTGGCCATTCGGCGATTGCGAGAGGAGATCACCGATCGGCTCGCCGGAATCCGCCCGGTCACCCTGTATTTAATGCTCCTGTTCACCACCGGCTTCGGTGGCGGCAATGACGGGAAGTGGATCTTGTTCGTCGAGGGCAGCGGGAGcgggagcggcggcggcggcggtggcgcgAGGAACGGGGCACTAGTCGGCGGGGGCGGGGGGTTCTGGTCCTCGGCGGCTGCGCCTTCCAATGTGGGAACGATAGCCATCGCCGTGACGGCCATGGCCGGCCTCGCCTTGGCCGCCACTCTCGTCTACTCTCGTAG GGGTAGTCTTAAATCACCATGGTcacggagaagaagaaaacatgcaCTATTACCGAAGCAATGGAAGAGCTTATTTACACCTGATGGAAAACTTTCTGATGGTGGAgtcaaatttctgaaaaaagTGCGGAGTGGA GGTATTGATCCAAGTATTAGAGCAGAGGTTTGGCCGTTTCTCCTTGGAGT GTACGACATTAACAGTTCCAAGGAAGAAAGGGATTCTATTAGAAGTCAAAATAG AATACAATATGAGAATTTACGGAGACAGTGTCGGCAAATCCTCAGCCGCAGTGAGAAGAGTTTAATGTCAAAGGAAAGTGCTGGAGACAGTTTTAATGAAGACAGTGGGGATTTCAGTCAAGTTCTTGATTCTTCCATGGATGATGACGTCAGTTCAAGGAGATCACCCTGCATGGAGGGGGATGGCACTGGCACTTATCGTGATGATACAATCAGAACTATGAGCGATCAGGTCTCTCAGTCCTCCAATTTGATTGCAGAAGGAGACATGAAAAGTAGTGCAGATCAGATCATTCAATCCTCTCATACCATTCTGGAAGGAGACTCGGATAAGAAGAATGGAGATCGGGTTATCCAATCATTCACTGCAACTGTTAAAGGAGATAATAATATGGAAAAGAATGGAGATCAGGTGATTCAATCCTCAGGCACGACTATAAAAGGAGGTAGCGATAAGAGTGGACTTCAGATCCCTCAATCCTCCAGTGCAATATCGGAAGGAGATGTGCAGAATGTCAATCGGGTCCTGCAATCGTCCGATGCAATAGTGGAAGGAGATAGAGAAAAGGACCAAGGTGAGGTTCTCCAGTCATCTAGTTCAAAAGTGGAaggaaatatggaaaaaagtGGATTGATGCGTGAGGGTACCTCTGCTGGTGACTCGGATTCTACTGATTCTGATTCCTCTGAGGAGATTGTTAATATACCCCACTTTCTTCCAACCGAAGTAGTCGAAGAAAGTGACATCAGTGAGCTTACTGAAGAAAGTTCATCTGCGCCTGCTACTGAAAACAAGACCAAGATACATAGTGATGAAGATTTTGCCACGTGGCAGAGAATCATCCGCCTTGATGCTCTGCGAGCAAATTCTGATTGGGTAATTTACTCTCCATCTCAGGCAACGGTGAGTGAAATGGAGGCAAGGCGTTTTGCTGACAGTGTGGGTTTGAAAGATTATGACCATCTCGAGCCTTGCCGGATTTTTCACGCTGCTCGTCTGGTCTCTATCCTTGAAGCTTATGCACTGTACGACCCAGAGATTGGTTACTGCCAGGGGATGAGCGATTTGCTTTCCCCTATTCTCTCAGTGatggaggatgatgatgaagcATTCTGGTGCTTTGTGGGGTTTATGAAAAAGGCACGCCACAACTTTAGGCTAGATGAAGTGGGGATCCGTAGACAGCTGAGCATTGTCTCCAAGATCATAAAGTGCAAGGACTCACATCTCTACAGCCATCTGGAGAAGCTTCAAGCTGAGGATTGCTTCTTTGTCTACAGAATGGTGGTCGTGCTCTTTAGGAGAGAATTGAACTTTGAGCAAACTTTGTGCCTGTGGGAGGTGATGTGGGCTGATCAGGCCGCTGTTAGGGCTGAGATTGCCAAGTCTGCTTGGGGGAGGATGAGGCTGCGAGCCCCACCTACCGATGATCTGTTGCTTTACGCGATTGCTGCTTGCGTGCTGCAGAGGAGGAAGTTGATTATAGAGAAGTATAGTAGCATGGAGGATATCATGAGGGAGTGTAATAGCATGGCTGGTCATTTGGATGTGTGGAAGCTTCTGGATGACGCGCACGACCTGGTGGTCACTCTTCATGACAAACTAGGTGCATCGGcttcttga
- the LOC115748019 gene encoding rab GTPase-activating protein 22-like isoform X2, whose product MLTQQKQPLMKSLRRSNTSSSPSSSSNSSSPSNSTATSSSSSWIHLRSVLLVVASSSSSPVPSNRGSLKSPWSRRRRKHALLPKQWKSLFTPDGKLSDGGVKFLKKVRSGGIDPSIRAEVWPFLLGVYDINSSKEERDSIRSQNRIQYENLRRQCRQILSRSEKSLMSKESAGDSFNEDSGDFSQVLDSSMDDDVSSRRSPCMEGDGTGTYRDDTIRTMSDQVSQSSNLIAEGDMKSSADQIIQSSHTILEGDSDKKNGDRVIQSFTATVKGDNNMEKNGDQVIQSSGTTIKGGSDKSGLQIPQSSSAISEGDVQNVNRVLQSSDAIVEGDREKDQGEVLQSSSSKVEGNMEKSGLMREGTSAGDSDSTDSDSSEEIVNIPHFLPTEVVEESDISELTEESSSAPATENKTKIHSDEDFATWQRIIRLDALRANSDWVIYSPSQATVSEMEARRFADSVGLKDYDHLEPCRIFHAARLVSILEAYALYDPEIGYCQGMSDLLSPILSVMEDDDEAFWCFVGFMKKARHNFRLDEVGIRRQLSIVSKIIKCKDSHLYSHLEKLQAEDCFFVYRMVVVLFRRELNFEQTLCLWEVMWADQAAVRAEIAKSAWGRMRLRAPPTDDLLLYAIAACVLQRRKLIIEKYSSMEDIMRECNSMAGHLDVWKLLDDAHDLVVTLHDKLGASAS is encoded by the exons ATGCTTACTCAACAGAAACAACCTTTAATGAAATCCCTACGGCGAAGTAACACTTCGTCTTCACCGTCATCGTCATCGAATTCCTCTTCGCCGTCAAATTCCACAGCTACGTCGTCGTCTTCATCGTGGATTCATTTGCGATCGGTTTTGTTAGTCGTCGCTTCTTCATCGTCCTCACCAGTTCCTTCTAATCG GGGTAGTCTTAAATCACCATGGTcacggagaagaagaaaacatgcaCTATTACCGAAGCAATGGAAGAGCTTATTTACACCTGATGGAAAACTTTCTGATGGTGGAgtcaaatttctgaaaaaagTGCGGAGTGGA GGTATTGATCCAAGTATTAGAGCAGAGGTTTGGCCGTTTCTCCTTGGAGT GTACGACATTAACAGTTCCAAGGAAGAAAGGGATTCTATTAGAAGTCAAAATAG AATACAATATGAGAATTTACGGAGACAGTGTCGGCAAATCCTCAGCCGCAGTGAGAAGAGTTTAATGTCAAAGGAAAGTGCTGGAGACAGTTTTAATGAAGACAGTGGGGATTTCAGTCAAGTTCTTGATTCTTCCATGGATGATGACGTCAGTTCAAGGAGATCACCCTGCATGGAGGGGGATGGCACTGGCACTTATCGTGATGATACAATCAGAACTATGAGCGATCAGGTCTCTCAGTCCTCCAATTTGATTGCAGAAGGAGACATGAAAAGTAGTGCAGATCAGATCATTCAATCCTCTCATACCATTCTGGAAGGAGACTCGGATAAGAAGAATGGAGATCGGGTTATCCAATCATTCACTGCAACTGTTAAAGGAGATAATAATATGGAAAAGAATGGAGATCAGGTGATTCAATCCTCAGGCACGACTATAAAAGGAGGTAGCGATAAGAGTGGACTTCAGATCCCTCAATCCTCCAGTGCAATATCGGAAGGAGATGTGCAGAATGTCAATCGGGTCCTGCAATCGTCCGATGCAATAGTGGAAGGAGATAGAGAAAAGGACCAAGGTGAGGTTCTCCAGTCATCTAGTTCAAAAGTGGAaggaaatatggaaaaaagtGGATTGATGCGTGAGGGTACCTCTGCTGGTGACTCGGATTCTACTGATTCTGATTCCTCTGAGGAGATTGTTAATATACCCCACTTTCTTCCAACCGAAGTAGTCGAAGAAAGTGACATCAGTGAGCTTACTGAAGAAAGTTCATCTGCGCCTGCTACTGAAAACAAGACCAAGATACATAGTGATGAAGATTTTGCCACGTGGCAGAGAATCATCCGCCTTGATGCTCTGCGAGCAAATTCTGATTGGGTAATTTACTCTCCATCTCAGGCAACGGTGAGTGAAATGGAGGCAAGGCGTTTTGCTGACAGTGTGGGTTTGAAAGATTATGACCATCTCGAGCCTTGCCGGATTTTTCACGCTGCTCGTCTGGTCTCTATCCTTGAAGCTTATGCACTGTACGACCCAGAGATTGGTTACTGCCAGGGGATGAGCGATTTGCTTTCCCCTATTCTCTCAGTGatggaggatgatgatgaagcATTCTGGTGCTTTGTGGGGTTTATGAAAAAGGCACGCCACAACTTTAGGCTAGATGAAGTGGGGATCCGTAGACAGCTGAGCATTGTCTCCAAGATCATAAAGTGCAAGGACTCACATCTCTACAGCCATCTGGAGAAGCTTCAAGCTGAGGATTGCTTCTTTGTCTACAGAATGGTGGTCGTGCTCTTTAGGAGAGAATTGAACTTTGAGCAAACTTTGTGCCTGTGGGAGGTGATGTGGGCTGATCAGGCCGCTGTTAGGGCTGAGATTGCCAAGTCTGCTTGGGGGAGGATGAGGCTGCGAGCCCCACCTACCGATGATCTGTTGCTTTACGCGATTGCTGCTTGCGTGCTGCAGAGGAGGAAGTTGATTATAGAGAAGTATAGTAGCATGGAGGATATCATGAGGGAGTGTAATAGCATGGCTGGTCATTTGGATGTGTGGAAGCTTCTGGATGACGCGCACGACCTGGTGGTCACTCTTCATGACAAACTAGGTGCATCGGcttcttga